A single region of the Sphaeramia orbicularis chromosome 6, fSphaOr1.1, whole genome shotgun sequence genome encodes:
- the LOC115420378 gene encoding leucine-rich repeat-containing G-protein coupled receptor 5-like, which yields MHFILLFAAALSASEGGEPRTSCPAPCRCEGADVDCVDVGLSDVPLKLSNSTSSLVGGGVKVGSGHVQAACLRLDQDSLSDGFVPTAHVNAINDTIPPKNVWTSLIDRLLPIGGFRLDANFIAHLPPASFKNLKSLRHLWLDDNTLTEVPVVALAGLVKLQALTLALNNISFVPNRAFTSLTQLVVLHLHHNQIHFLGQMCFNGLDNLETLYCRRDADSSLQETSEGGLDLNEPPLQFKQPHVEHHSVWPHNGPLTITLNLTCTCFPDCLDAALASSHVERQTGHTAFITLLDLSFNRLNSFPAAVTALINLKEINLQNNKITYVPENAFSGNPSLETINILNNPLLTVGHSTFKHLQHLQTLDLSFSSVDGLQSLQHLKLSGNLQLRVSLWQHHTIRAAEPTDGVQCFVLPPCIKLINPDSVDTISQSRRYWTLHFNISFIFILSIIFNSLVLLSIIFSSAAEPPDSHPFVTALFCLRFIIAVVAVTVDCFGEVRPTGCGLLSFLFTLSSQASVLLMMGVVFKVQMNTCRRVWSFCFGFILAITALPLFIMEEKTLCSSCFLLRLSTCLGYVTALVVLNTFCCLFSAVTHIFNRRHQSKASFNSSGLHDDATPVLLTFLLLINTLLLSCASFICISSLLFLPDVDACTSAGLIFITALHTGLDPLLYLILRPCFREKYQMSYKLKSVSSEKISCDLTQSVVSVSL from the exons TGTTGGAGGAGGGGTGAAGGTGGGCTCTGGCCACGTGCAGGCTGCCTGTTTGCGGTTGGATCAAGACTCTTTGTCAGACGGCTTTGTCCCCACAGCGCATGTCAACGCCATAAATGATACCATTCCCCCAAAGAATGTGTGGACCTCCCTGATCGACAGACTGCTGCCAATCGGTGGCTT tCGACTGGATGCAAACTTCATTGCCCATTTGCCTCCTGCCTCCTTTAAGAACCTGAAGTCCCTGCGTCACCTGTGGCTGGATGACAATACCCTGACGGAGGTTCCTGTTGTCGCTCTCGCTGGTCTGGTGAAGCTGCAGGCGTTGACTCTCGCCCTCAACAACATCAGCTTCGTCCCCAACAGGGCCTTCACCTCGTTGACTCAACTAGTGGTGCT ACATCTCCATCACAACCAGATCCACTTTTTGGGTCAGATGTGTTTTAATGGACTGGACAACCTAGAGACCCT GTACTGCCGCCGTGACGCAGACTCGTCTTTACAGGAAACCTCTGAGGGGGGGTTAGACTTAAATGAGCCACCACTGCAGTTCAAACAGCCTCATGTGGAGCATCACAGTGTGTGGCCACACAACGGCCCGCTGACAATTACCCTCAATCTAACATGCACGTGTTTTCCTGACTGTTTGGATGCAGCCCTCGCTTCGAGCCATGTGGAGCGTCAGACAGGACACACAGCTTTCATTACTCTGCt AGATCTGAGCTTCAACAGGCTCAACAGTTTTCCTGCAGCCGTCACAGCTTTAATTAACCTGAAGGAAAT aaatcTCCAGAACAACAAGATCACTTATGTTCCAGAGAACGCCTTCAGTGGAAACCCATCCCTGGAGACGAT AAACATCCTGAACAACCCTCTTCTGACAGTCGGACACTCGACCTTTAAGCACCTGCAGCACCTTCAGACTCT tgATTTGTCCTTCAGCTCGGTGGACGGTCTGCAAAGCCTCCAACACCTGAAACTGTCTGGGAATCTGCAGCTCAGGGTTTCCCTCTGGCAGCACCACACCATCAG GGCTGCAGAACCAACAGACGGCGTCCAATGTTTTGTGTTGCCTCCTTGCATAAAGTTAATAAATCCTGACAGCGTGGACACTATAA GTCAAAGCCGACGCTACTGGACTCTTCACTTTAACATctccttcatcttcatcctctccATCATTTTCAACTCTCTGGTCCTGCTCTCCATCATTTTCTCCTCAGCAGCTGAACCTCCAGACTCTCACCCTTTCGTCACCGCACTCTTCTGCCTCCGCTTCATCATCGCTGTCGTCGCCGTCACCGTGGACTGTTTTGGTGAAGTCAGGCCAACAGGATGTGGACTCCTCAGCTTCCTCTTCACTCTGTCCTCTCAGGCTTCTGTCCTCCTCATGATGGGGGTCGTCTTTAAAGTCCAGATGAACACCTGCAGGAGGGTCTGGAGCTTCTGCTTTGGTTTTATCCTCGCTATCACTGCATTACCTCTGTTTATTATGGAGGAGAAAACCCTCTGTTCTTCCTGTTTTCTCCTCAGACTCTCCACGTGTTTGGGTTATGTCACAGCTCTGGTCGTTCTCAACACTTTCTGCTGCCTGTTCTCGGCTGTCACTCACATTTTTAATCGCCGCCATCAGAGCAAAGCTTCGTTCAACTCCAGCGGACTTCACGATGACGCCACACCTGTTTTGCTGACCTTCCTCCTCCTTATAAACACTTTACTCCTCTCATGTGCCTCCTTCATCTgcatctcctccctcctcttcctccctgatGTGGATGCCTGTACATCTGCAGGGTTGATCTTCATCACAGCCCTCCACACTGGTCTGGATCCACTTCTGTATCTGATCCTCAGACCGTGTTTCAGGGAAAAGTATCAGATGTCATACAAGCTGAAAAGTGTGAGCTCAGAGAAAATATCCTGTGATTTAACACAAAGCGTTGTCTCTGTTTCTCTGTAA